One window of the Posidoniimonas polymericola genome contains the following:
- a CDS encoding NAD-dependent succinate-semialdehyde dehydrogenase → MTITAVSPATNKPIKTFKEMSKKECLAAVGKADDAYQQWRATSYDQRKQVILAFAKELRNRTDELARLITLDMGKRISESRREIEYCAEIAEFYANGAEEFLADQPMDRVPENAYLHYEPLGVLLGVMPWNFPFYQVVRFATPNLMAGNTVLVKHASNVPQCAQAIESLFAECGLPDGAYANLFVPTDYVEDIIADHRVQGVSLTGSEKAGAAVAELAGKHLKRSVLELGGNDPFIVLEDADIAQAAELAVQGRMVNAGQSCVASKRFIVVKSVADEFLERFKEALGELEPGDPLNEDTTLAPLSTEDAAQQLHDQVQSAIDAGATVLLGGDRPDRDGAYFNPTILTGVTPDSPTFDQELFGPVATVYVVKDEDEAVELANRSSYGLGGSVYTQDKDRGQRVAERVETGMMFLNQPTKSQAELPFGGIKNSGYGRELSHLGILEFVNKKLVHLG, encoded by the coding sequence ATGACCATTACTGCCGTAAGCCCTGCTACGAACAAGCCGATCAAGACCTTCAAAGAGATGTCGAAGAAGGAGTGCCTGGCGGCTGTCGGCAAGGCCGACGACGCGTACCAGCAGTGGCGCGCCACTTCGTACGATCAGCGGAAGCAGGTGATCCTGGCGTTTGCCAAGGAGCTCCGCAACCGGACCGACGAGCTCGCCCGGCTGATCACGCTCGACATGGGCAAGCGGATCTCCGAGAGCCGCCGCGAGATCGAGTACTGCGCCGAGATCGCCGAGTTCTACGCCAACGGCGCCGAGGAGTTCCTGGCCGACCAGCCGATGGACCGCGTCCCCGAGAACGCCTACCTGCACTACGAGCCGCTCGGCGTGCTGCTGGGCGTGATGCCGTGGAACTTCCCGTTCTACCAGGTCGTCCGGTTCGCCACGCCCAACCTGATGGCGGGCAACACCGTGCTGGTCAAGCACGCCAGCAACGTGCCGCAGTGCGCCCAGGCGATCGAGAGCCTGTTCGCCGAGTGCGGCCTGCCCGACGGCGCGTACGCCAACCTGTTTGTCCCGACCGACTACGTCGAGGACATCATCGCCGACCACCGCGTGCAGGGCGTGTCGCTGACCGGCAGCGAGAAGGCCGGCGCGGCGGTCGCCGAGTTGGCGGGCAAGCACCTGAAGCGGTCGGTGCTGGAGCTCGGCGGCAACGACCCGTTCATCGTGCTCGAGGACGCCGACATCGCCCAGGCGGCCGAGCTGGCCGTGCAGGGCCGGATGGTCAACGCCGGCCAGTCGTGCGTCGCGTCTAAGCGGTTCATTGTCGTCAAGTCCGTGGCCGATGAGTTCCTCGAGCGCTTCAAGGAGGCATTGGGAGAGCTTGAGCCCGGCGACCCGCTCAACGAAGACACGACCCTCGCGCCGCTCTCGACCGAGGACGCCGCGCAGCAGCTGCACGACCAGGTGCAGAGCGCCATCGACGCCGGCGCAACCGTGCTGCTCGGCGGCGACCGCCCCGACCGCGACGGCGCCTACTTCAACCCGACGATCCTGACCGGCGTCACGCCCGACTCGCCGACCTTCGACCAGGAGCTGTTCGGCCCCGTGGCCACCGTGTACGTCGTGAAGGACGAGGACGAGGCCGTCGAGCTCGCCAACCGCTCGTCGTATGGTTTAGGCGGCAGCGTCTACACCCAGGACAAAGACCGCGGCCAAAGAGTCGCCGAACGGGTCGAAACCGGTATGATGTTCCTCAACCAGCCAACCAAGTCCCAGGCCGAGCTGCCGTTCGGCGGCATCAAGAACTCCGGCTACGGCCGCGAGCTGTCGCATCTCGGGATCCTGGAGTTCGTGAACAAGAAGCTGGTTCATCTGGGGTAG
- a CDS encoding trimeric intracellular cation channel family protein has translation MLQIVEFLAVVFSALYGVLLARRLKLDFVGVYSVAFMVAFGGGTLRDLFLDRHPLFWIAAPHYPVIVFAMAVAAFFLPKLPEQTERSLNIPDAIGLAFFSIAGAGAALAEGAPLFIAAMMGAVTGTFGGVMADTICNRIPSIFRPSTPMYATCSFTGALLYAGLKQFPAANGFAAPIGVTLIIAFRLAALRYDWKLPAYSDGVEDEASEPADP, from the coding sequence ATGCTGCAGATTGTCGAATTCCTGGCGGTTGTGTTCAGCGCGTTGTACGGCGTGCTGCTGGCGCGACGGCTGAAGCTCGACTTTGTCGGGGTGTACAGCGTGGCGTTCATGGTCGCGTTCGGCGGCGGCACGCTGCGCGACCTGTTCCTCGACCGCCACCCGCTGTTCTGGATCGCGGCCCCGCACTACCCCGTGATTGTGTTCGCGATGGCCGTGGCGGCGTTCTTCCTGCCGAAGCTCCCGGAGCAGACCGAGCGGAGCCTGAACATCCCCGACGCCATCGGCCTGGCGTTCTTCAGCATCGCCGGCGCAGGCGCCGCGTTGGCCGAGGGCGCGCCGCTGTTCATCGCCGCGATGATGGGCGCGGTGACCGGCACCTTCGGCGGCGTGATGGCCGACACGATCTGCAACCGCATCCCCAGCATCTTCCGACCGTCGACGCCGATGTACGCGACCTGCTCGTTCACCGGCGCGCTGCTGTACGCCGGCCTCAAGCAGTTCCCCGCGGCCAACGGCTTCGCGGCGCCGATCGGGGTCACGCTGATCATCGCGTTCCGCCTGGCCGCGTTGCGGTACGACTGGAAACTGCCGGCGTACTCGGACGGGGTGGAGGACGAAGCGTCCGAGCCAGCCGACCCGTAG